Proteins encoded by one window of Synechococcus sp. WH 7805:
- a CDS encoding carboxysome peptide B → MEIMQVMGTLVCTFRVAGLDHMHLRVLCNSKGKKLVAVDPVGAREGNWVFTASGSAARHACPDNTVLTDLTIGGIIDHWNPDG, encoded by the coding sequence ATGGAGATTATGCAGGTGATGGGAACTCTGGTCTGCACCTTCCGTGTGGCGGGATTGGATCACATGCACCTGCGCGTCTTGTGCAATTCCAAGGGCAAAAAACTGGTGGCAGTGGATCCTGTGGGTGCCCGAGAGGGCAACTGGGTGTTCACCGCCAGTGGCTCTGCCGCCCGACATGCCTGCCCCGACAACACGGTCCTGACCGATCTGACAATCGGCGGGATCATTGATCACTGGAATCCGGACGGATAG
- a CDS encoding 4a-hydroxytetrahydrobiopterin dehydratase, with protein MDQWTERKRPVCLEKRIEFSSYAETRDFLDRLGCLSEAQDRFPDLSFGKTYVNITLRPVSDDVDAVLTSDDHSFAKLIDELVD; from the coding sequence ATGGATCAGTGGACTGAGCGCAAACGTCCGGTTTGTCTGGAAAAACGCATTGAATTCTCTTCCTATGCTGAAACTCGGGACTTTCTTGATCGTCTTGGTTGCTTGAGTGAAGCTCAAGATCGCTTCCCTGATCTCAGCTTTGGCAAAACTTATGTCAACATCACGTTGCGGCCGGTGAGCGACGACGTTGATGCAGTGCTGACTAGTGATGACCATTCATTCGCGAAACTCATTGATGAGCTCGTTGATTGA
- a CDS encoding carboxysome shell carbonic anhydrase, with translation MVRSMPLRGGRPQAPTAPTRRQLFSQDDQPSSSPGSSIPLTRSETRSSALQRRQALTTAGKAAVLNSGSVAAGRVRTQQDRPRPSTQQPGWVKKVSQPSRSTVNLSRSSLPWTVDLHPLTDQQQNRDLQAYETEIKGRFDRIVPVLKQVAVLQHEPDFLSQAQRLARAELGFDLPDHILEKSWVRPLDMRALFAWCVFQSHQQFSDHFFQEDPLKSAVGSSNAQAFDSFLLECGFHLLDVTPCADGRLAHTIAYALRIPFSSVRRRSHAGAMFDIENTVNRWVKTEHRRFREQIPNEAHASTRYLKMVAYHFSSVDPLHQGCAAHGSDDGLAASSGLRRLLDFREAVENSFCCGASVDLLLIGLDTDTDAIRVHVPDQQGEIRVDQWLCARALYDSTVSLTSEQAHEAVKAAVTTHVAAAPDPGMVRFVSQLLVNNFSQQDYVRALHRGPYPDAGHAERFIGVGIGFKEVHLRNLTYFAHLDTVEQGAPDLDVGVKIFKGLNVSRDLPIPVVVRFDYSGKVPGARDRAIADCHRIQSAINDRYEPLVSQGLLHTLLTIRDRDQPHSAVVVGSTLDPVQQEAH, from the coding sequence ATGGTTCGCTCCATGCCTCTCCGCGGCGGGCGACCTCAGGCGCCCACGGCTCCGACGCGGCGTCAACTGTTTTCTCAGGATGACCAACCGTCATCATCTCCAGGGTCCTCCATTCCGTTAACCCGATCCGAGACGCGTTCTTCAGCGCTGCAACGCCGACAAGCGTTGACCACCGCTGGTAAGGCTGCAGTTCTTAACTCTGGTTCAGTCGCTGCTGGGCGAGTTCGCACTCAGCAAGACCGTCCCCGACCTTCAACCCAGCAGCCTGGCTGGGTCAAGAAGGTCTCTCAGCCATCGCGTTCGACTGTCAATCTCAGCCGCTCGTCTCTTCCATGGACCGTTGATCTTCACCCTCTGACGGATCAACAGCAGAACCGTGATCTTCAGGCTTATGAGACTGAGATCAAAGGACGATTTGATCGGATTGTTCCTGTGCTCAAGCAGGTGGCGGTCCTGCAGCATGAGCCAGATTTCCTGTCGCAGGCCCAACGTCTGGCTCGAGCCGAACTGGGATTTGATCTGCCGGATCACATTCTTGAAAAGTCCTGGGTCCGTCCCCTGGATATGCGAGCGTTGTTCGCCTGGTGTGTTTTTCAATCTCACCAGCAGTTCAGCGATCACTTCTTTCAGGAGGATCCTCTGAAGAGCGCTGTGGGGAGTTCAAATGCTCAGGCATTTGATTCATTTCTCCTCGAGTGTGGATTCCATTTACTGGATGTCACTCCCTGTGCTGATGGTCGGCTAGCGCACACCATTGCTTATGCCCTGCGCATTCCTTTCAGCTCTGTTCGCCGACGTTCCCACGCTGGTGCGATGTTCGATATTGAGAACACTGTCAATCGCTGGGTCAAGACCGAACATCGACGTTTCCGAGAGCAGATTCCGAATGAAGCTCATGCTTCAACGCGTTATCTGAAAATGGTGGCGTATCACTTCAGCTCAGTTGATCCTCTCCATCAGGGATGTGCAGCGCATGGAAGTGACGATGGTTTAGCGGCATCGTCCGGGCTTCGTCGCCTACTTGATTTCAGAGAGGCTGTTGAAAATAGTTTTTGCTGCGGAGCGTCTGTTGATTTACTTCTGATCGGTTTAGACACCGATACGGATGCGATCCGTGTCCATGTTCCCGATCAGCAGGGTGAGATCCGTGTTGACCAATGGTTATGTGCCAGGGCGCTGTACGACAGCACGGTGTCCTTGACATCAGAGCAGGCGCATGAAGCCGTGAAAGCTGCTGTCACTACGCATGTTGCAGCGGCTCCTGATCCGGGCATGGTGCGTTTTGTTTCACAGCTTCTGGTTAATAACTTTTCTCAGCAGGACTATGTCCGTGCTTTGCACCGCGGCCCCTATCCCGACGCAGGTCATGCCGAACGATTCATTGGCGTTGGTATTGGATTCAAGGAGGTTCATCTTCGCAATCTCACGTATTTTGCTCACCTTGATACGGTGGAACAGGGAGCTCCTGATCTGGATGTGGGAGTGAAGATCTTCAAAGGTCTGAATGTATCCCGTGATCTTCCGATTCCAGTTGTGGTGCGTTTCGACTACTCAGGAAAGGTTCCAGGTGCCCGTGATCGAGCGATTGCTGATTGTCATCGCATCCAGTCGGCGATCAACGATCGTTATGAACCTTTGGTGAGTCAGGGACTGCTTCATACGCTGCTCACCATCCGCGACCGCGATCAACCTCATTCCGCCGTTGTCGTTGGTTCAACACTCGATCCCGTTCAACAGGAGGCTCACTGA
- a CDS encoding NADH-quinone oxidoreductase subunit M yields the protein MLTILLLIPFLGALVISVLPPEDSGKNRFLALLTLAIQCVYSFALLIPFQAGEAGQQLVDSVPWLPVVGLEFSLGVDGLSLPLVLMNGVLCLVAAFASRSVDNRSRLYFSLLLVISGAVNGAFLAQNLLLFFIFYELELIPLWLLIAIWGGANRAYASTKFLIITAVSGVLILGAFLGIALVTGSADFGIRPILVGQMSLFTQLLLMGALLVGFGIKIPLFPFHTWLPDAHTEASTPVSVLLAGVLLKLGTYGLLRFCLGLFPEAWSVAAPWLAGWAAISVLYGSLAAIAQTDMKRMVAYSSVGHMGYVLLAAAAATPLAIMGALFQMVSHGLISAVLFLAVGIVYQQTGTRDLNVLRGLLNPQRGLPLTGTLMIIGVMASAGIPGMAGFIAEFLVFKGSFEHFPLATLLSMVGSGLTAVYFLLLVNRAFFGRLATAPGETLNPNILDKVPLFQQLPALSMSALILILGLAPHLLVGLSQAATTQLSDLASLVPSGGFA from the coding sequence ATGCTTACGATTCTTCTTTTAATTCCTTTCCTTGGTGCGCTGGTCATCAGTGTTCTCCCTCCTGAGGATTCCGGCAAAAATAGATTTCTTGCATTGTTAACCCTTGCTATTCAGTGTGTTTATAGCTTTGCTTTGTTAATTCCTTTTCAGGCGGGCGAGGCTGGCCAGCAATTGGTTGACAGCGTTCCATGGCTCCCTGTTGTAGGTCTTGAGTTCAGCCTTGGTGTTGATGGCTTGTCCCTGCCACTGGTGCTGATGAATGGAGTTCTTTGCCTGGTTGCTGCATTCGCTTCGCGTTCAGTTGATAACCGTTCGAGGCTTTATTTCTCACTACTGTTGGTGATCAGTGGAGCGGTTAATGGTGCTTTTCTCGCTCAGAATCTGCTGCTGTTTTTTATTTTTTACGAACTGGAGTTGATCCCTCTTTGGTTGCTGATCGCAATCTGGGGTGGTGCAAATCGAGCCTATGCATCGACAAAGTTTCTGATTATAACTGCCGTCTCTGGTGTACTCATTCTGGGTGCATTTCTTGGAATTGCCTTAGTTACTGGATCGGCTGACTTTGGAATACGTCCAATTCTTGTCGGTCAGATGAGTTTGTTCACCCAGCTGTTGCTGATGGGTGCTCTTCTCGTTGGATTCGGCATCAAGATTCCCTTGTTCCCCTTCCACACTTGGCTGCCTGATGCTCATACCGAAGCTTCAACGCCCGTTTCAGTTTTGCTGGCAGGTGTTCTTCTCAAGCTCGGCACCTACGGACTCTTGCGCTTTTGCCTGGGACTCTTTCCTGAAGCCTGGTCTGTGGCGGCCCCTTGGTTAGCAGGCTGGGCTGCTATTTCAGTGCTCTACGGGTCGCTGGCTGCCATTGCACAGACTGACATGAAGCGCATGGTGGCCTACAGCTCGGTTGGCCACATGGGGTATGTGCTGCTTGCGGCAGCTGCTGCAACGCCATTGGCGATTATGGGCGCTTTGTTCCAGATGGTGAGTCATGGATTGATATCCGCTGTGCTTTTTCTCGCGGTCGGCATCGTCTATCAGCAAACAGGAACGCGTGATCTCAATGTTCTTCGAGGACTTCTCAACCCTCAACGGGGTTTGCCTCTCACAGGGACACTGATGATTATTGGTGTGATGGCCAGTGCTGGTATTCCTGGGATGGCAGGTTTCATTGCTGAATTCCTGGTCTTCAAAGGAAGTTTCGAGCATTTCCCTTTGGCCACCCTCTTGTCCATGGTCGGCTCCGGTCTGACTGCTGTGTATTTCCTGCTGCTGGTTAACCGTGCGTTTTTTGGTCGCCTTGCAACTGCTCCTGGCGAAACTCTCAATCCGAATATTCTCGATAAGGTGCCCTTGTTTCAACAACTTCCAGCGTTGTCCATGTCTGCGCTGATCCTGATCCTTGGACTGGCTCCACACCTTCTGGTTGGACTCAGCCAAGCAGCCACGACGCAGCTGAGCGATCTTGCCTCGCTGGTTCCATCTGGAGGTTTCGCATGA
- a CDS encoding NAD(P)H-quinone oxidoreductase subunit F, with translation MTSALTLPLQTAWFIPLYGLAGMIVSLPWAFGWFRRDAHKPPAYLNILLTLVAVIHGSLVLRDVMLTGPALIRVPWLSVADLNLEISFSLSLTNVSALELITGLSLLSQIYSLGYMDKEWALARFFALLGFFEGAMSGVVLSDSLFQSYFLLEMLTLSTYLLVGFWYAQPLVVTAARDAFLTKRVGDVLLLMSVVAVTAWSGVTSFEDLYSWSAQRTLLPLAATLLGLGLIAGPTGKCAQFPMHLWLDEAMEGPNPASILRNSVVVTCGAIVLLKVMPLLQNAPVTLVVLQVIGAISAIGGSLVSIAQVDIKRTLSYSTTAYLGLVFIAISLQVPVLALLLLYAHAVSKALLSMSVGGVIASTNCQDITELGGLASRMPATTGSFLIGGAGLVGLLPLGGFLCLAQAVELIGAREVIFVPVFLITNVLTALNLTRVFRQVFLGQSLAKTRRAAEVNWLMALPMVALAVIVLLTPFLLIRLESLDGLLAFPLWAAALVVISGVIGVSIGGLIPLNKAWSRSLNPILRWLQDLLENDFYTERFYRVTIVNVVASFSRLAGWFDSTVVDGVLHGLARISLQSAEGLKLSISGQTQSYVLTVIAAIVILLSSLSWILN, from the coding sequence TTGACCTCAGCATTGACGCTGCCACTCCAGACCGCCTGGTTCATTCCTCTCTACGGATTGGCCGGGATGATTGTCTCTCTCCCCTGGGCCTTTGGCTGGTTCCGTCGAGATGCCCACAAGCCTCCCGCTTATCTCAACATTCTGCTCACCCTGGTTGCGGTGATTCATGGCAGCTTGGTGCTCAGAGACGTCATGCTCACCGGGCCGGCTTTGATTCGAGTGCCCTGGCTTTCCGTGGCAGATCTGAATCTCGAGATCAGTTTCAGCCTTTCTCTGACGAATGTATCTGCGCTTGAGCTGATCACTGGATTGAGCCTCTTGTCCCAGATTTACTCACTTGGATACATGGACAAAGAGTGGGCTTTGGCTCGCTTCTTTGCGCTGCTTGGATTTTTCGAAGGGGCTATGTCAGGTGTTGTTCTGAGTGACTCGCTTTTTCAGAGTTATTTCCTTCTGGAAATGCTTACATTGTCAACCTATCTGTTGGTTGGATTTTGGTATGCCCAGCCGCTTGTTGTTACCGCAGCCCGAGATGCCTTTCTGACCAAGCGTGTTGGAGACGTGTTGCTGCTGATGAGTGTTGTGGCAGTGACCGCTTGGTCTGGCGTGACGAGCTTTGAGGATCTTTACAGCTGGTCTGCTCAGAGAACACTTCTTCCTCTTGCGGCAACGCTTCTCGGGCTTGGACTGATTGCTGGACCTACAGGTAAGTGTGCACAGTTTCCCATGCACCTCTGGTTGGATGAAGCGATGGAAGGTCCCAACCCCGCGTCCATTCTTCGCAATTCTGTGGTGGTGACTTGTGGTGCCATCGTGCTGCTGAAGGTAATGCCGCTTCTTCAAAACGCTCCCGTCACCTTGGTGGTTCTTCAGGTGATCGGTGCGATCAGCGCCATTGGTGGTTCATTGGTATCGATTGCTCAGGTGGATATCAAGCGAACACTCTCCTATTCCACAACCGCTTATCTGGGCCTGGTCTTTATCGCAATTTCCCTTCAGGTCCCTGTGTTGGCCTTACTACTTCTTTACGCTCATGCAGTTTCGAAAGCACTGCTCTCCATGAGTGTGGGGGGAGTGATTGCTTCAACCAATTGCCAGGACATCACCGAGCTTGGTGGCTTGGCCAGTCGCATGCCGGCGACAACAGGCTCATTCCTGATTGGTGGTGCTGGACTTGTCGGCCTTTTGCCGCTGGGGGGATTTCTCTGTCTGGCACAGGCGGTTGAGCTGATTGGCGCTCGAGAGGTGATTTTTGTGCCTGTGTTCTTGATCACAAATGTTTTAACGGCACTCAATCTCACTCGCGTTTTCAGACAGGTCTTCCTTGGTCAGTCCCTCGCGAAGACGAGGCGAGCCGCTGAGGTGAACTGGTTGATGGCTCTGCCAATGGTTGCGCTGGCAGTGATTGTGCTCCTAACACCATTCCTGCTAATTCGTCTGGAGTCCCTCGATGGTCTTCTTGCATTCCCCCTATGGGCAGCAGCACTGGTGGTCATCAGTGGAGTGATCGGCGTTTCGATCGGTGGTTTGATCCCACTGAACAAGGCTTGGTCCCGATCTCTTAATCCCATTTTGCGATGGCTTCAAGATCTTTTGGAAAATGATTTCTACACAGAGCGTTTTTACAGGGTGACCATTGTTAATGTCGTGGCAAGCTTTTCTCGTTTGGCAGGTTGGTTCGACAGCACTGTTGTTGATGGTGTGCTTCACGGCTTGGCTCGAATCTCTCTTCAATCGGCTGAAGGTCTCAAACTCAGCATCAGTGGGCAGACTCAGTCTTATGTACTCACGGTGATCGCGGCCATTGTGATTCTTCTCTCCTCCCTTAGCTGGATCCTGAACTGA
- a CDS encoding CO2 hydration protein yields the protein MITSTQSLPQTPAQALPDQDELVRRLLSDTPLLADTPDHLLQVVNVLESYGLVLDAYSRNLIHQGNTQLLNPFPVLRFFHEGFSLDRLWSHLLGDRINFEYAEYCQKAMFWHGTGGMDAYFDSDAFKSACQQVIGLRSRRDPLLRLVNGLYPGFAPEAIRSMTTIYALGLFWRVMSDIFIDLARRYRIGEVACVLDVVHHIRDGLVAAAASPITYKVTLGDESVWLLPPEAGLTFLVDVAVPYVEAVFFRGMPFLGTVSYNAQARQISPDQSQFKYGALYADPVPSMGAGIPPSLCMQDMFRNLPEELNVWYASHGRSDADVHVQICVSFQKSMFCVTNAAIIAGTMPHPLESPEPCDQAANRAYAEAWAGRLMGCQRGALL from the coding sequence ATGATCACAAGCACTCAGTCGCTGCCTCAAACCCCAGCTCAGGCTCTTCCTGATCAGGATGAGCTGGTTCGGCGCCTCCTTTCAGACACCCCTCTCCTGGCTGATACCCCTGACCACTTGTTGCAGGTGGTCAATGTTCTTGAAAGCTACGGACTCGTTCTTGATGCTTATAGTCGCAATTTGATTCATCAAGGAAATACTCAGCTTCTCAATCCTTTTCCAGTTCTACGTTTTTTTCACGAAGGCTTTTCCTTAGATCGTCTTTGGTCTCATCTTCTTGGTGATCGCATCAATTTTGAATATGCTGAATACTGCCAGAAGGCGATGTTTTGGCATGGCACGGGCGGGATGGATGCCTATTTCGATTCGGATGCCTTCAAGAGTGCCTGTCAGCAGGTGATTGGTTTACGTAGCCGTCGCGATCCTCTGTTGCGCCTCGTTAACGGGCTTTATCCCGGCTTTGCCCCTGAGGCGATTCGTTCGATGACCACGATCTACGCCCTTGGTCTGTTTTGGCGGGTGATGAGTGATATTTTCATTGATCTCGCGCGTCGGTATCGAATCGGCGAAGTGGCTTGTGTCCTCGATGTTGTCCATCACATCCGGGATGGACTCGTTGCTGCAGCTGCAAGCCCGATTACTTACAAAGTCACCCTGGGTGATGAATCCGTGTGGCTTCTACCACCCGAGGCTGGGCTTACCTTCCTCGTGGATGTGGCGGTTCCTTATGTAGAGGCTGTCTTTTTTCGCGGGATGCCTTTCCTTGGAACGGTGTCTTACAACGCTCAGGCGCGTCAGATCTCTCCCGATCAAAGCCAATTTAAGTATGGGGCGCTCTACGCCGATCCAGTGCCCAGCATGGGTGCTGGGATCCCTCCGAGCCTTTGCATGCAGGATATGTTTAGAAACCTCCCGGAGGAGCTGAACGTTTGGTATGCGTCTCATGGACGCTCTGATGCTGACGTGCACGTGCAGATCTGTGTGAGCTTCCAGAAATCAATGTTCTGCGTCACAAACGCGGCCATTATTGCAGGCACCATGCCTCATCCATTGGAAAGCCCGGAACCTTGTGATCAAGCGGCTAACAGAGCCTATGCTGAGGCATGGGCCGGTCGGTTGATGGGATGTCAGCGTGGGGCTCTCCTCTAG
- a CDS encoding BMC domain-containing protein gives MATPSPSPRRRTTRSSAAANKTVDVNPVATPASTSPDPAASSTPAASTGSTAASSPVTRATASRSTTRGSAATGSGGRGSVSKPETTSSSAAQPIKGIALGMIETRGMVPAIEAADAMTKAAEVSLISREYVGGGYVTVMVRGETGAVNAAVRAGADACERVGDGLVAAHIIARPHQEVEPALMATNVRRRS, from the coding sequence ATGGCCACTCCATCCCCTTCTCCCCGTCGCCGCACCACCCGCAGCAGTGCCGCTGCGAACAAGACCGTTGATGTGAATCCTGTGGCTACACCTGCTTCCACCTCTCCAGATCCGGCTGCTAGCTCCACCCCAGCGGCATCCACTGGTTCGACAGCGGCTAGTTCACCGGTCACCCGGGCAACCGCCAGTCGCTCCACGACACGCGGCAGTGCAGCGACAGGTTCCGGAGGTCGGGGCAGTGTGTCCAAGCCTGAGACCACGTCCTCATCCGCGGCCCAGCCCATCAAGGGCATCGCTCTGGGCATGATCGAGACGCGTGGCATGGTGCCTGCCATCGAGGCTGCTGATGCGATGACCAAGGCTGCAGAGGTCTCTCTCATCAGTCGTGAGTACGTCGGTGGTGGTTATGTGACCGTGATGGTGCGCGGAGAGACCGGCGCTGTGAATGCTGCCGTGCGTGCCGGGGCTGACGCCTGTGAGCGGGTCGGTGACGGGCTCGTTGCCGCTCACATCATCGCCAGGCCGCATCAGGAAGTAGAACCCGCGCTCATGGCGACCAATGTGCGACGACGTAGCTGA
- a CDS encoding carboxysome peptide A, with the protein MLIVKVIKPLVSTNRIPDFEHKHLQVVQDGSTKKVAVDAVGAKPGDWVICVSSSAAREAAGSKSYPSDLTIVGIIDHWEPDPPKSPTPAPAPTSAPAPAPTSAPAANPAGGAAG; encoded by the coding sequence ATGTTGATCGTCAAGGTCATCAAGCCGCTGGTCTCCACTAACCGGATTCCTGATTTCGAGCACAAGCATCTTCAGGTTGTGCAAGACGGCAGTACCAAAAAAGTGGCGGTGGATGCTGTAGGCGCCAAACCAGGCGACTGGGTCATCTGTGTCAGCAGTTCTGCTGCCCGCGAAGCCGCCGGGAGTAAGTCGTATCCCAGCGATCTCACAATTGTGGGAATCATCGACCACTGGGAACCAGACCCTCCCAAGTCCCCAACCCCTGCGCCTGCACCAACCTCAGCGCCTGCACCAGCACCAACGTCTGCCCCCGCAGCGAATCCAGCGGGAGGAGCGGCTGGCTGA
- a CDS encoding CsoS2 family carboxysome shell protein: MARLSSRELALERRKALTTSGKKSSVAARDGANRVRTAADARPTRTEAAAAVEPTAPAVAAPVKPKVSFTPASPSRSSQVKPQRHPSRDLVLARREALSRRGKTADTSRDRSRADVARQTKAAAPAAAPAESTKSCGCGGKRAVEKTALTSLSASAPKLSARTERRSATPKRRAIENPSRALVLARRDAMSKHGKTAGKQPTSAAAVARQANPDLTSRELAQQVRELRTKAGARNKQSAGVTRPTGPNRHGAKQAAAADAHWKVGESTTTSGQTVTGTQANRSVKTTGNEASTCRSITGTEYLGAEVFQTFCQQAPEPTTPAKVRVSATSHGNRVTGNEVGRSDKVTGDEPGTCKNVTGTEYISANQSAAYCGSSQVSPRKVGHSLTQQGRPVSGVMVGRSSSVTGDEAGAGRNLTGDQYLGSDPLPDGRPAAKVGLSGTLSGTGVTGTMVGRSSQVTGDEFGSCHRVTGDQYISAEQVNAFCGSKPEPEAAKVGFSITNRNQVVSGTRTGRSERVTGDEPGSCQAVTGTPYAGLEQAGQHCGTPAVQAIRERTPVRLGTPSAAMTGIQPGVGGVMTGDEKGACEAVTGTPYVGADQLAQACGDESPAGTETHGQSPEGAAWTRFSVMSPARAAQQQRDAQGAVTGTSYEQGNRITGPFDMAGGKVTGTEQFRFDNREFQRRHFQATPPVAEAPVTMDEDLRQVSRVTGEGSARKVTGDDWDRGEHVTGTEGASARRRNPSRTGAMGAMPPFERKRNQETDWPVSRVTGSSGNTDKGSLITVSGGARG; this comes from the coding sequence ATGGCAAGACTTTCCAGTCGCGAACTCGCACTCGAGCGCCGCAAGGCGCTGACCACCTCCGGTAAGAAGTCCTCTGTGGCTGCAAGAGATGGTGCCAATCGCGTGCGCACTGCCGCCGACGCACGTCCCACCCGTACGGAGGCTGCTGCCGCTGTTGAGCCCACTGCTCCAGCTGTTGCCGCTCCCGTGAAACCCAAGGTGTCGTTTACACCGGCGTCCCCTTCCCGCAGTTCTCAGGTGAAGCCCCAGCGTCATCCCAGCCGGGATCTAGTGCTGGCCCGTCGTGAGGCCCTGTCGCGCCGCGGTAAGACCGCTGACACCAGCCGCGATCGCAGCCGAGCAGATGTCGCCCGTCAAACCAAAGCGGCTGCACCAGCGGCTGCACCAGCGGAATCCACCAAGAGCTGTGGCTGCGGTGGCAAGCGTGCTGTTGAGAAGACTGCACTGACTTCACTGAGTGCATCGGCACCCAAGCTGTCCGCTCGCACGGAGCGTCGTTCAGCGACGCCAAAGCGTCGCGCTATCGAGAACCCGAGTCGTGCTCTTGTGCTCGCTCGACGAGACGCCATGTCGAAGCATGGCAAAACCGCAGGTAAACAGCCCACTAGTGCTGCGGCTGTGGCTCGCCAGGCCAATCCAGACCTCACCAGCCGAGAGCTCGCTCAGCAGGTGCGCGAGCTGCGCACGAAGGCCGGTGCCCGCAACAAGCAAAGCGCCGGTGTGACCCGGCCCACTGGCCCGAACCGTCACGGTGCCAAACAGGCTGCTGCTGCCGATGCGCATTGGAAGGTGGGTGAAAGCACCACCACCTCAGGCCAGACCGTCACAGGCACGCAAGCCAACCGTTCGGTCAAGACCACTGGCAACGAAGCCAGCACTTGCCGTTCGATCACGGGTACCGAATATCTGGGCGCTGAGGTGTTCCAGACGTTCTGCCAGCAGGCACCTGAGCCCACCACCCCCGCCAAGGTGCGAGTGTCCGCCACCAGTCATGGCAACCGGGTCACCGGTAACGAGGTTGGTCGCTCCGACAAAGTCACCGGTGATGAGCCCGGGACTTGCAAAAACGTAACGGGTACTGAATACATCTCGGCCAACCAGTCCGCTGCCTACTGCGGTAGCTCGCAGGTTTCACCTCGCAAGGTGGGCCATAGCCTCACCCAGCAAGGGCGTCCTGTGAGTGGGGTGATGGTGGGCCGTTCCTCCAGTGTCACCGGTGATGAGGCTGGCGCTGGCCGCAATCTCACCGGTGATCAATACCTCGGGTCTGATCCCCTCCCTGACGGTCGTCCTGCCGCCAAGGTTGGCCTGTCGGGAACTCTCTCCGGCACAGGTGTCACCGGCACCATGGTGGGCCGGTCCTCTCAGGTGACAGGCGATGAGTTCGGCTCATGCCATCGCGTGACTGGCGATCAATACATCAGTGCAGAACAGGTGAATGCCTTCTGCGGCAGCAAGCCTGAACCTGAAGCTGCCAAAGTCGGCTTCAGCATCACCAACCGCAACCAGGTGGTGAGCGGCACCCGCACCGGTCGTTCGGAGCGTGTGACTGGCGATGAGCCCGGCAGTTGCCAGGCTGTCACCGGCACTCCCTATGCAGGTCTTGAGCAGGCCGGCCAACACTGCGGTACTCCAGCTGTGCAGGCCATTCGCGAACGCACCCCTGTGCGTCTCGGTACGCCGTCGGCAGCCATGACCGGTATTCAGCCCGGTGTGGGTGGTGTGATGACGGGCGACGAAAAAGGTGCCTGCGAAGCTGTCACCGGTACTCCCTATGTGGGCGCAGACCAGCTTGCCCAGGCCTGTGGTGATGAATCTCCCGCAGGTACAGAGACCCACGGTCAATCCCCCGAGGGTGCAGCCTGGACTCGCTTCAGCGTGATGTCCCCTGCCCGCGCCGCCCAGCAACAGCGCGATGCCCAGGGTGCTGTCACTGGAACTTCTTACGAGCAGGGCAACCGCATCACCGGCCCTTTTGACATGGCCGGTGGCAAGGTCACCGGCACCGAGCAGTTCCGCTTCGACAATCGCGAATTCCAGCGTCGTCATTTTCAAGCCACTCCGCCAGTGGCTGAGGCTCCGGTGACCATGGATGAGGATCTACGTCAGGTCTCCCGGGTCACCGGTGAAGGTTCAGCGAGGAAAGTGACTGGTGATGACTGGGACCGTGGTGAGCACGTCACCGGCACCGAGGGCGCTTCCGCCCGTCGGCGCAATCCCAGCCGCACCGGGGCGATGGGTGCGATGCCACCTTTCGAGCGCAAGCGCAATCAAGAAACCGACTGGCCTGTCAGTCGTGTCACAGGTTCCAGCGGCAATACCGACAAGGGATCTCTGATCACAGTGTCTGGCGGCGCACGGGGTTGA